DNA sequence from the Candidatus Angelobacter sp. genome:
GATTGCTGTTCGGCCACGTGTCGGTTGATTTGTTGCCCGGCCCCAGCGAAGTGCTGGTGCTCGCGGATGACACCGCGAACGCGCGATTCATCGCCGCCGACTTGCTGGCGCAGGCCGAACACGGGTCGGGCCACGAGCGCGTCTGGCTGGTGACAACCTCCGCGCCGCTCCTGCGCAAGGTGGAACGGGAGATTGAGCGGCAACTGCCGAAACTGTCGCGCCGTGAATTCATTAGCCGCGCGCTGGCCAACAACGGCTGGCTGATTCAAGTGAAGTCCATCGAGCAGGGGATCGAACTGGTGAACCGGCTTGCGCCGGAGCACTGCGAAGTGATGACGCGCAATGCGGCGAAAGTGTCGCAACACATCGTGACGGCGGGCGCGATTTTTCTTGGTCCGTGGTCGCCGACGGTGCTGGGCGACTATGTTGCTGGACCGAGTCACGAACTGCCGACGGGCGGCGCGGGTGCGTCGTTTGCCGGTCTGACCGTGGACCAGTTCCAGCGCCGCACCAGTGTAGTGGAATATAATCGTGTCGCGCTCAAGAAATCGCTGGCGACGGTGCGAAAATTTGCCGAGGTTGAAGGTCTGGATGCGCATGGGAAGTCGGGGGAAGTGCGGATAAAAACTTAACGGGCAATTAAACGACGCCACTAGCATGAGCCCAAACGACGGCTTCTTTTCGGCTCTTTACTACCCTTCAATTGAGTTTACTGACCCCCGTTGGCTGTGGGCATCTTCTTTAGTCTGGGACAGGATTTATCGAATCGTTCCGAAAGACTACACTGCTAAAGACAGCGACAATGTAAAGAAGTTGTGCGAGTCCGGTGAAATCGGCACTCCTCTCCACCCTGACGCCTATGCTAAAGACGTATCAGAACAGTTCCTCCGAAAACTTAAAACAAGACGTTGGAATGCCGCTGCTCTTTCGATGGATGTTGATAAGGAATATGCGCGCCTGCACGAAGACAAAGTTGATGTGCAGTTGCGGAAAATGATTGTTGCTCAAGGCAGCACTCAATCACGGGGTAAATGGCTCTATGTGCCGACAGAGTTCGCATCGCTCTACATGACTTACCTTGCGAATCACATGAGCGAAAAGAACGGACTCAGCTTAGTTACTGATGTCGCTCCAGCTTGGACAGGCGCAACTTATTTCAAATTTGACGGTATGGTCGAAGACTGGCCACGTGAAGAACTGCCGCTTGTTTTGGCCGCGCTGGTTGTTCGCGATTTTGTTCCGACTAACATATTGAACATCGCGCCAGAAGCACTGCTCTCCTTTCGTGAAAAATACTTGGACGAGCGACGACGGTTTGTGAAGGCAGTCCGAACATCCGCAAATGCATTGGCAAACTGCCACGATGTGAAAGTAGCAAGAGACGTTTATGAAGACATGAAGCGGGACATAGCAGCTTCAATGGAGGATTACAAACGGAGCATGGATATTCTGAAAGTGGAAGGATGGACTGGAATGAAGACAATCGTCTTTCCTGCAATGACGGGCGTGATTGGGAAACTTATCTCGTTAGAACCAACGCAGCTCGCGATTTTGTCTGGGACAGGACTCGCGATGGGTGCGGTCAGTGGGTTGGCTGGCATGAAACAGAAAGGGAAAAGATTATCGAAAGAACATGATTACTCCTATTTGGTTAATCTCCAGAGGGAATGGCAAAAATGCTGTGGCGGCGAGGACTGGAATTATTTTCTATGTAGGCAAATGGAAGAGTTCATAAACGATTAAGCTCTTATGAATCTGCGTGGAGCGCCTTGTTATTTTGAAATGAACAAGACCGGCTTGAAGAATTTAATTCGCCCGCTCGTGCGTGGGTTGCACGCCTACGTTCCTGGTGAGCAGCTAAAGATCAAAGGGCTGATCATGCTCAACACGAATGAGAATCCATATCCGCTGTCGCCGGCACGGATGCGGTCGGGCTGGGGATTGCTTTCCTTGCCAAAACCTCCTTGTTTCAGTTAATCTGTCAGGATGAAATTAAAGCTGACCGCCGTTTACCGTCGCTTTCCTGAAGGTTACGCCGCGTTCGTCGAGGAGTTGCCGGGGGCCAATACTCAGGGCGCCACGTTGGAGGAAGCGCGCGCTAATCTGGCGGAAGCTGTCGTGATGGTGCTGGAAGCCAATCGTGAGTTGGCTGAGGAGGAGTTGCGCGGTCAGGAAGTCATTCGCGAGCCGTTGTCGCTGGGCGCGGCATGAAACGGCGGGATCTCATCCGCCATCTGGAACGTCATGGTTGCGAGTTTCTTCGCGAGGGCGGCAATCACACTATTTGCGTTAATCGGGCGAAAAAGAAGGTTTCGGCAGTCCCACGTCATCGCGAGGTCATCGAGTTTACGGCTCGAAAGATTTGCAAGGACCTGTAGATTCCACAACCGTGAAGAATCGGCGCCTCATCCGCGGTCTCGTGCGCGAATTACACGCCTACGTTCCCGGCGAGCAACCGAAGATCAAGGGGCTGATCAAGCTCAACACGAATGAGAATCCCTATCCGCCATCGCGAAAAGTGCTGAGGGCGGTGAAAGCGGCGGTGGGCGGACGGCTTCGGTTGTATCCGAATCCTACCGCGCAGCTGCTGCGGGAGAGGCTCGCAGAGTTTCACCGATGCAAGCCGCAGAATATTATTGTCGGCAACGGTTCAGATGAGTTGCTGGCGCTGGCGACGCGGGCGTTTGTGGAACCGTCGGAGTGCGGCCTTCCAGGCCGCAGCGCGTCCGTTCGCAGAGAGCCGCGCGGAAGTGTCGGAGACATCCTTCAGGGTGGAGCTGCTGCGGCCCGGAGGGCCGCACTCCAATCACGTTCCGTCATCCAATACTTCACTCCCTGCTACTCACTCTATCCGGTGCTCGCGGATATTCACGGTGCTCTTAGGAATCCTGTCCCGCTCAAGCCGGATTTCTCCATGCCGACGGTCAAAGAGTTACAGCGCGGCGGTCGTTGCGACTTTCATGGCGCTCTGACGTTGATTACCACACCAAACGCGCCGAGTGGCCGCGGCTATTCGACCGCGGAGCTCGAATCGCTTTGCCGCGCGCAGAAGGGCGTCGTCATTCTCGACGAAGCTTACGTGGATTTCGCCGACGAAAACGCGCTGAAACTCGCGTTAAAATATCCGCACGTCATCATCTCGCGCACGTTTTCGAAGGCTTACTCGCTCTGCTTTCAACGCATCGGCTATTTCGTCGGTCATCCCGAACTCATCGCCGCACTCGATAAGATTCGTGACAGTTACAATGTCAATGGCCTCGGACAAGTGGCGGCGCTGGCGACTCTCGGCGATCTGACCTACTATCGGAAGAATTTTCAACGCATCATCGCCACGCGCGAGCGAACGGCGAGGGAATTGACGGCGCTTGGTTTTCGAATTTATCCGAGCCAAACCAACTTTTTACTGGTGCGTCCGCCGGTTTTGTCCGCCGAGACCTGGCTGCGAAAGCTGCGCGAACGGAAAATCCTTGTCCGTTGGTTCAATTATCCGGAGACGAAGGATTATCTCCGCATCACTGTGGGCAGCGAGACGGAGATGGACGCGCTGCTGAAGGGAGCGCGCAGGATTCTGTCGAGCTAACGGCGACGGGCTGCGGGTGCCGCCAACGTTTTCCTTTTCTCGCCAGCGCTTCTTCGCTAAACAACCGGCGTGTATCTGGAATACTACGGCCTCAAGGAACCGCCGTTCGACCTGACGCCGAACCCGCGGTTTCTGTTTTTCAGCGCGAAGCACCGCGAGGCCTTCAACCATCTGCTGTACGGCATCCGCGAACGGAAAGGGTTCGTGCAACTGACCGGCGAGGTGGGCGCGGGGAAGACGACGGTGTGCCGGGCGATGCTCGAGGCATTGGGTGGCTCCTGGGCCAGCGCGCTCATCTTTAATCCGCCGCCGGATCCGGACCTGCTGGTCAAGGCGGTGGCCATCGAATTCGGAATCGAGGTGGCGGGACTTGGCGTGCTGGAGACGCGCGCGATGCTCAACGAGTTTCTGATCGGACAGGCGGCGACGGGCCGCGACGCAGTACTGATCATCGACGAAGCTCAGAACCTGAGTAACGGCCAGCTCGAACACATCCGCCTCCTGTCGAACCTTGAAACAGAAGACCGCAAGCTGCTGCAAATTGTTTTGATGGGTCAGCCCGAACTGCGCGACCGTTTGAACGACCACGGCCTGCGCCAGTTGCGGCAGCGCATCACGGTGCGTTATCATCTGCCCGCCCTGACGCGCGCCGAATTGTGGCCTTACATCGAACATCGGCTGGTGGTTTCCGGCGCCACAGGAACGTTTTACTTCACGGCCGGCGCCTTGTGGCGGGTTTACAACTACAGCGGCGGCATTCCACGGCTGGTCAACGCAGTATGCGACAAATGCCTGCTCGCCGGCTATGTCGAGCAGCGTGATGGCATTGATTATCGCATGGTCGGTCGCGCCATCCGCGAACTCGAAGGCAAAATCGACGTATGAGTTTAATCAACGACGCCTTGAAGCGCGCGCGACAGGCGAGACCGCAAAATCCTTTTGACGGCCAG
Encoded proteins:
- a CDS encoding type II toxin-antitoxin system HicB family antitoxin, yielding MKLKLTAVYRRFPEGYAAFVEELPGANTQGATLEEARANLAEAVVMVLEANRELAEEELRGQEVIREPLSLGAA
- a CDS encoding AAA family ATPase; this translates as MYLEYYGLKEPPFDLTPNPRFLFFSAKHREAFNHLLYGIRERKGFVQLTGEVGAGKTTVCRAMLEALGGSWASALIFNPPPDPDLLVKAVAIEFGIEVAGLGVLETRAMLNEFLIGQAATGRDAVLIIDEAQNLSNGQLEHIRLLSNLETEDRKLLQIVLMGQPELRDRLNDHGLRQLRQRITVRYHLPALTRAELWPYIEHRLVVSGATGTFYFTAGALWRVYNYSGGIPRLVNAVCDKCLLAGYVEQRDGIDYRMVGRAIRELEGKIDV
- a CDS encoding aminotransferase class I/II-fold pyridoxal phosphate-dependent enzyme: MKNRRLIRGLVRELHAYVPGEQPKIKGLIKLNTNENPYPPSRKVLRAVKAAVGGRLRLYPNPTAQLLRERLAEFHRCKPQNIIVGNGSDELLALATRAFVEPSECGLPGRSASVRREPRGSVGDILQGGAAAARRAALQSRSVIQYFTPCYSLYPVLADIHGALRNPVPLKPDFSMPTVKELQRGGRCDFHGALTLITTPNAPSGRGYSTAELESLCRAQKGVVILDEAYVDFADENALKLALKYPHVIISRTFSKAYSLCFQRIGYFVGHPELIAALDKIRDSYNVNGLGQVAALATLGDLTYYRKNFQRIIATRERTARELTALGFRIYPSQTNFLLVRPPVLSAETWLRKLRERKILVRWFNYPETKDYLRITVGSETEMDALLKGARRILSS
- a CDS encoding type II toxin-antitoxin system HicA family toxin; amino-acid sequence: MKRRDLIRHLERHGCEFLREGGNHTICVNRAKKKVSAVPRHREVIEFTARKICKDL